From the genome of Gracilinanus agilis isolate LMUSP501 chromosome 2, AgileGrace, whole genome shotgun sequence, one region includes:
- the LOC123237143 gene encoding beta-1,3-galactosyl-O-glycosyl-glycoprotein beta-1,6-N-acetylglucosaminyltransferase 7-like — translation MNQLDATKSGFLVCIGICIFIFIFLYVRNTIPDESKEEPTYPESTECGFYPDEICSALFEGKGAAPQIGQLCQQNTQQPEINPCLEKPGNCNCSLIFHGLHFITKPLSAEEGNFSLAYIITIHKELAMFVKLLRAIYVPQNVYCIHIDEKSPQNYKTAVKNLVDCFKNIFISSKRETVIYGGFSRLQADINCMKDLVSSTFQWKYVINLCGQDYPIKTNKEIIQYIKSKWNGKNMTPGIIQPAHMKYRTQQSYKEYVHQGNAYVYPTKKEKTDPPHNLTIYFGSAYYVLTRQFVEFALTDVRAKDLLEWSKDTYSPDEHYWVTLNRLRDAPGATPNAEWEGHIRAIKWKDMEGVVHNGCKGHYVRNICVYGLGDLQWIIESPHLFANKFELTRYPLVMECLERRHRLKVLNQAEVPSESHWHLQETCYFNMKINI, via the exons ATGAACCAACTGGATGCAACAAAGTCAGGATTTTTAGTGTGCATTGgtatttgcatttttatcttcatttttctttatgtgaGGAATACAATTCCAGATGAATCAAAAGAAGAACCAACTTACCCAGAATCAACAGAGTGTGGCTTTTATCCAGATGAAATATGTTCAGCCCTTTTTGAAGGGAAAGGGGCTGCCCCTCAAATTGGACAGCTCTGTCAACAAAACACTCAACAACCTGAAATAAACCCTTGCTTAGAGAAACCAGGCAACTGTAACTGCTCTCTTATTTTTCATGGACTACATTTCATAACAAAACCCCTGTCTGCAGAAGAGGGAAATTTCTCCTTGGCATACATCATAACCATTCATAAGGAGTTAGCTATGTTTGTGAAGCTTCTCAGAGCTATTTATGTTCCTCAGAATGTTTACTGTATACACATTGATGAAAAATCCCCCCAGAATTATAAAACTGCAGTGAAAAACCTGGTTGATtgtttcaaaaacatttttatttcatcaaagaGGGAGACTGTGATTTATGGTGGATTTTCAAGACTACAAGCAGATATTAATTGTATGAAAGACCTAGTGAGCTCCACGTTTCAGTGGAAGTATGTAATAAACTTATGTGGGCAGGATTATCCAATCAAGACAAACAAAGAAATCATCCAGTATATAAAAAGCAAATGGAATGGTAAAAATATGACTCCAGGAATAATTCAGCCTGCACACATGAAATACAGGACACAGCAAAGTTACAAAGAATATGTTCATCAAGGAAATGCTTATGTTTATCcaactaagaaagaaaaaaccgATCCCCCTCACAACTTAACAATATACTTTGgaagtgcctattatgtactCACTAGGCAGTTTGTTGAATTTGCATTGACAGATGTCAGGGCAAAAGACTTGCTTGAATGGTCAAAAGATACATACAGTCCTGATGAACATTACTGGGTTACTCTGAATAGGTTAAGAG atgcTCCAGGTGCTACACCAAACGCTGAGTGGGAAGGGCATATTCGGGCTATTAAGTGGAAAGATATGGAAGGAGTTGTCCATAATGGATGCAAAG GACATTATGTTcgaaatatttgtgtatatggaTTGGGAGACTTGCAATGGATTATTGAATCCCCTCACTTATTCGCcaacaaatttgaactcacaagaTATCCACTTGTTATGGAATGCTTAGAGAGAAGACACAGACTTAAAGTACTGAATCAAGCAGAGGTCCCTTCAGAATCACACTGGCATTTGCAAGAGACTTGctattttaatatgaaaataaacatTTGA